In the genome of uncultured Pseudomonas sp., the window TCAGCAGGTCTTTGCCATGCTTACCCGAGGCCAGATGGCCCTGGTAATCGAAGGCCAAGGCCGCGCGGTGCTGGGTTTGTTCCTGCATACGGCTCTTGCGGGCATCGAAGTGCACGCGCACCAGGCTGCCCAGGCTCAGCACCGGGCTCGGCTGCAGGCCCTCCAGGCGTTCTTCGCGGGCCTCCGGGCTGCTGACGATCAGCGGTGAAAGGTCGACGCCTTGCGCCTGCTGGGCTTGCAGGGTGAGTAGGGCGCTGGCCACATGTTTGCAATTGAAACCCACCGGGCAGCTGCACTTGCCACTGACGCCCCAGCCCTGGCCGTAAGGATGCAGGGTGATGCGTTGTTGGTAGGTCTGGCTGCCGGAGCCACGGCAGCTGGCCAGCAGGGTGCTGTCCTTGAGGCTGATTAGGCGGCTGCGGCCTTGCGCGGCGTAGCCCTGGCCACGTTGCAGGTCGCCCACGCCAAATTCGGCGCGCCAGTCCTCCTCACGTAGATGCAGGATATCGAGGGCCATCAGATGACCCTGCTGAGCGAAAAGACGAATCGTGACATGGGCAGCTTTCTCGAAGACAGCCGATGATTCTTGCACAGGCGGCCCGGCTTTAGCAGACGCTTTTCGCTGCCCGGCCGCGCCCACTCCCCTCACTTATGCGCGGGGGTGGTAATTACACTGTGTTTTGGCGAGCAGGGGCGCGGCGTACTAGCGGCGTTGCAGCGCCGCGCGGTATTGCCCAGGCGTGGCATTAAACGCTTGGCGGAAGCGGTTGTTGAAATGACTGGCGCTGGCAAAACCACAGGCCATGGCGACCTCGAGCAGCGGCTGGGTGGTGTATTGCAGCAGCTGCTGGGCATGGCGCAAACGCTGCGCCAGTACATAGCGATGCGGCGGTAGACCAAAACTGAGTTGGAACATCCTGGCGAAGTGGTATTCGGAGAGCGCACATAACCCGGCCAGCTGGCCCAGGCTGAGCGGCTCGGCCAGATTGGCCTGGATAAACTCGCGCACTCGCCGGCGCTGCATGGGCGCTAGGCCGCCCGTCAGGCGCAAACCTTCCCGGCGGCCCACTTGGGAGAGCAGGGCGTGGCTGATCAAGCCGTGGGCCAGGCTGCTGCTGAGCAGACGCTCGGCCGGCTCATTCCAGTCAAGTTGGCTGAGCTGGCGGAAGCGCTGGGCCTGCTGCGGGTCATCGAGAAAGGTGCCTTCGCGCAGTTCCAGTTCACGCGGTTCGCGGTCGAGCAGGTGGGCGGCAGCCAGGGCGAACTGTTCCTGGCTGACATACAGGTGGGCCAGCTGGATTTTGCCGTTGATCACCCAGGCCGACTGATGCCCGGCCGGGAGGATGCACAGTTTGTTCGGTGCACCCTTGCTGGACGGGTTTTCACGGCGGAAGCTGCCGGTGCCGTAGGCCAGGTAGCAGGACAGTGTGTGGTGGCTGGGTGCCTGGTAGTCGCGGGCATCATCGCGGTTGCTCCACACCGCCGCCGCCAACCCGTCACCCAGCTCGGCGCTGCGCTGCAGCTGAGCATTGGGCGAGCTGTGCATGCTCTGGAAAACCTGTAAGTGTTCGAGTGGCGCCATACATCCTCCGTCGCCCCATGCTACGCCGGGCATGGCCGCCTGCCAGCCCCGCAGTCATAAAAAGCGCAAGAATCTGCAAGCGTGGTGCAGTAACAATCAGGCTTTGCGTTCGTACCAGCCCTTGCTGTTATTAACCATGCGCACCAGCCAGAGCATCACCGGCACCTCGATCAGTACACCGACCACCGTGGCCAGTGCAGCACCCGAGTTGAAGCCATACAGCACAATGGCCACGGCTACCGCCAGCTCGAAGAAGTTCGAGGCACCGATCATCGCGGCAGGGCCGGCGATGTCGTGGCGCACCTTGAGTTGGCGGCACAGCCAATAGCCCAGTGCGGCGATAAACAGGGTTTGCAGCAGAATCGGCACTGCCAGTATGGCGATGATCAGCGGTTGTTCGACGATGGTCTGACCCTGAAAGGAAAACAGCAGCATCAGGGTGGCCAGGAGGGCGAGGATGGAGAACGGACCTATGCGCGCCAGCGTCGCCTGTAATGCGGCTTCGCCCCGGCGCAGACGGCGTGCGCGGATAAACTGAGCAATCGCCAGCGGGATGACGATGTACATCAGCACCGACAGCAGCAGGGTGTCCCAGGGCACCGGGATCG includes:
- a CDS encoding AraC family transcriptional regulator: MAPLEHLQVFQSMHSSPNAQLQRSAELGDGLAAAVWSNRDDARDYQAPSHHTLSCYLAYGTGSFRRENPSSKGAPNKLCILPAGHQSAWVINGKIQLAHLYVSQEQFALAAAHLLDREPRELELREGTFLDDPQQAQRFRQLSQLDWNEPAERLLSSSLAHGLISHALLSQVGRREGLRLTGGLAPMQRRRVREFIQANLAEPLSLGQLAGLCALSEYHFARMFQLSFGLPPHRYVLAQRLRHAQQLLQYTTQPLLEVAMACGFASASHFNNRFRQAFNATPGQYRAALQRR